The DNA window ATATGAAAGGCGGCAAGTCGATAGATCGGGAATGACTTGCATGGAAAATCTTGACCGATCTGGCCTAAATAGGTGATCCTGCAGCATAACTGGTCAGCGTGCCACATGCAAGGTCATCGCCCATTCACCCCCCGATCGCTATCATTGCTGTAGGTCCGGCCATAAAGTCCGGCGCCCGCTTGCCGGCTAAGTAACCCTCCAAAGCCGCTTCATTGACTACCAGGCACTTCGCCTTGCGTCCTTCGCCGCTCATTATCAGGAGCGGAAGCGCAATCGGGTCCATCAGGCACCTGCGCAGTCGGCCATGGCAGTCGAGTCGCAGCCGGTCGCAGTGGTCGCAAAAGGAGTGCGACTGCGGCGTGATCCAACCGGTTAAGGCGTCGCCGTCCGGGCCGACGGCTCGCATCCGGCGTGCCGGCGCTCCGGGTCTTCCCGGCACCGGTTCAAGCCGATAGGCTCCTTCAAGTTCACTTCGCACCTCACGTGCTGAAATGAACTCCTCCGCTGCAAACCAGGCCGCCGGGCCGACCGACATCAGTTCGATGAACCGCACCTCGACTCCCCGCTCACCGGCAAACCGGATTAGCGCCGGGACGTCCTCCCGCCAATGACTTCGCGTCAACACCGCGTTCAACTTGACCGGCTTCAACCCGGTTTCAATTGCGGCATCGATCCCGGCGAGCACCGACCCGATCCGGCCGCCGGTCATTTGCGTGAACCGCTCCGGATCCAAAGTGTCAAGCGAGACGTTCACCCGCGCCAGCCCGGCTTCCCTGAGAGGCTGAGCCAGTCGCGCCAACTTCGACCCGTTGGTGGTGAGCGATACCTCCTCTATATGAGGATACGCCGCGAGCCGCTCCACTAGTCCGACGACCCCCGGCCGCAGGAGCGGCTCGCCACCGGTGATCTTCACCCGTCGGATAGCACAAGCCTCGGTCAGGTAGCGGACGGCCTCCGCCAGTTCGTCGAGCGTCGGTAAGTGGTTATAAGGCGTCTTCGGCAGCCCGCCCGGAGGCGCGCAGTAGAGGCAGCGGAAGTCGCAGCGGTCGGTTACGGCGAGACGAAGGAGTTGGCCGCGCCGGGGAATGGCTTTCTCCGAGGCGGCCACCAGCCTTGTCGGATCCGGGAGTGATAGTGGCGGCAAAGTGATCTCCTTTCCAAAGTTGGGAGGCGGCCCTGTTTCCAAGGACGCCCTCACGGCGAGGTCGCGGTCTCCCGCTTCGCCGACGCCTCGGAGGCCGTAGTTGCCAGCCTTAGGCATCCGGGGTCGGAGGATTGATATCAAAGATAAATCTACACTTGGCGGCTTAGTCAGGGGAGGCAGGAGTTTTTTTGCGAAATTGCTTAAAAGACCGTTCCCCCTCTTGACAGCACGGCAGACAATCTATACATTGTTCATCAACAAGTCAAGAGTTTTCGCCCCGGAGTTTCGGCGTGCTCTCAACTACCTCGGAATACGCGGTACGGGCCCTTATCCATCTGGCCCGTCTGGAGGAGGGTGGAACCCTCCTCGGACGGGACCTCGCCCTCACCAGCGACATCCCCAACAACTACCTCGCCAAGATCCTGCTGGCTCTCAACAAGGTCGGCATCGTCGAAGCGTCCCGCGGCCCGGGCGGTGGCTACCGCCTCAAACGTCCGGCGGACACTATCACCCTGCTCGAGGTCGCCCGGGTCTTCGAGGGCGAAGCCGCCGTGCCGTCCTGCTTCCTTCAACATAGCCACCTCTGCACCGACGGCCAGCCCTGTTCGGCGCATCATGCCTGGAAGCGGGTCAAGAACACCTACACCGCCTTTCTGACCCGCACGACCATCGGCGGCATCGCTGCCCAGGTCGCACCCGACCTCCAAACCCCCCAAGAGGAACTCCGGTGAATGCACTACTATCAACCACACTCCTTCTGCTATGTGCCGCATCGAGCGCCATCGCGCAGGATCCGGCTCAATACTTCCGCCAGAACTGTGCCAGTTGTCACACCATCGGAGGTGGCCGGCTCACCGGTCCGGATCTGAAAGACGTTACGACTCGCGCCGACCGAATCTACCTCGCACGGTTCATAGCCAACCCCAAGGCGCTCATCGACTCCGGCGATCCCTATGCGGTCAAACTGAAGCAGGAATCGCGCGACGTCGTGATGCCGTCAATCCCGACCCTGAATCCCGATCTGATCACGGCTCTGCTCGACCTGATCGATGTTGAGTCGAAACTTGAGGTCTCGCAGTTCGTCGGACTGGCTATTGGCGACGAGCCATTCACACCGGCACAGATTGCCTATGGCGCAAGCCTATTCCTGGGCAAACAGCCTCTTTCGGGCGGCGGAGCAGCCTGCCTTTCCTGCCATACCGTCAATGGTTTGGGAGGCCTTTCAGGCGGGCGCCTCGGGCCTGACCTGACCCTCGTTTATGAGCGCCTGCAAGGCCGCAAGGCTCTCGCGTCATGGCTCAACGCCCCTGCGACGACGACGATGCAGCCGCTCTTTGCAAGTCATCCCTTTACCCAGGACGAGGTCGTCGCGCTTACCGCCTTCTTTGAGGAGACGGCCCGACACGGTGGTGAGGACCGCTCCCCGGCTGCGCTAAACTTCTTCATCATGGGCTTGGTCGGGATGTTCATTGCGCTGGCCCTTTTCGAAGTGATATGGCGGGGCCGGTTTCGCTCGGTGCGTAGAGCGCAAGTCGAAGCGAGCGCGCTCACCCGCGATGGTGAGTATCCCACGAAGAACAAGTTAACAAGTTGGAAAGTTGGCAAGTTCGACAGCTCAACGCATTGATTTCCGCTTTTGGATCGCCGGCGACTTTCCGACTTTCTGACTATTCAACTTTTATTCTACAACCACAATGAAATCTGCCGATTCCATTCCCTGGATCAAAGACGAGACC is part of the Calditrichota bacterium genome and encodes:
- a CDS encoding cytochrome c, encoding MHRRPALFGASCLEAGQEHLHRLSDPHDHRRHRCPGRTRPPNPPRGTPVNALLSTTLLLLCAASSAIAQDPAQYFRQNCASCHTIGGGRLTGPDLKDVTTRADRIYLARFIANPKALIDSGDPYAVKLKQESRDVVMPSIPTLNPDLITALLDLIDVESKLEVSQFVGLAIGDEPFTPAQIAYGASLFLGKQPLSGGGAACLSCHTVNGLGGLSGGRLGPDLTLVYERLQGRKALASWLNAPATTTMQPLFASHPFTQDEVVALTAFFEETARHGGEDRSPAALNFFIMGLVGMFIALALFEVIWRGRFRSVRRAQVEASALTRDGEYPTKNKLTSWKVGKFDSSTH
- a CDS encoding Rrf2 family transcriptional regulator encodes the protein MHCSSTSQEFSPRSFGVLSTTSEYAVRALIHLARLEEGGTLLGRDLALTSDIPNNYLAKILLALNKVGIVEASRGPGGGYRLKRPADTITLLEVARVFEGEAAVPSCFLQHSHLCTDGQPCSAHHAWKRVKNTYTAFLTRTTIGGIAAQVAPDLQTPQEELR
- a CDS encoding radical SAM protein; this translates as MPPLSLPDPTRLVAASEKAIPRRGQLLRLAVTDRCDFRCLYCAPPGGLPKTPYNHLPTLDELAEAVRYLTEACAIRRVKITGGEPLLRPGVVGLVERLAAYPHIEEVSLTTNGSKLARLAQPLREAGLARVNVSLDTLDPERFTQMTGGRIGSVLAGIDAAIETGLKPVKLNAVLTRSHWREDVPALIRFAGERGVEVRFIELMSVGPAAWFAAEEFISAREVRSELEGAYRLEPVPGRPGAPARRMRAVGPDGDALTGWITPQSHSFCDHCDRLRLDCHGRLRRCLMDPIALPLLIMSGEGRKAKCLVVNEAALEGYLAGKRAPDFMAGPTAMIAIGG